The Triticum aestivum cultivar Chinese Spring chromosome 7B, IWGSC CS RefSeq v2.1, whole genome shotgun sequence genome window below encodes:
- the LOC123162621 gene encoding dirigent protein 5 — MASPFGVLVCLLIVLPQIIAISSPIDEIAPLKICQFPCMTEVNLHLFLHQFVDGPSNPNRNEETLLQASFPFGFGTTIVHDWTLTETTNSRDTVVARVQGVHVQAGLTKPNRWYTTHNIEFQQGRFAGSTLQVMGITAGLESGQWSIVGGTGQFIMAQGIISFTNHPASTFEDGIKELNIRVRFTRDITQAA; from the exons ATGGCTAGTCCATTCGGTGTCTTGGTTTGTCTACTCATAGTGCTACCACAAATCATTGCTATTTCTAGCCCCATCGACGAGATTGCACCTCTTAAGATATGTCAGTTCCCTTGTATGACCGAGGTTAACTTGCACTTGTTCTTGCACCAATTCGTCGACGGGCCAAGCAACCCAAATCGCAATGAGGAAACCTTACTCCAAGCAAGTTTTCCTTTTGGGTTTGGGACGACGATAGTCCATGACTGGACTCTTACCGAGACAACAAATTCCAGAGACACGGTTGTTGCACGTGTACAAGGTGTGCATGTCCAGGCTGGTTTAACCAAGCCTAACAGATGGTACACGACTCATAACATAGAGTTTCAGCAAGGAAG GTTTGCGGGGTCCACCCTTCAAGTGATGGGTATAACCGCAGGTTTGGAAAGTGGGCAGTGGTCTATTGTCGGTGGAACTGGTCAATTCATTATGGCACAGGGTATAATAAGTTTCACAAATCATCCGGCCTCTACTTTTGAAGATGGTATTAAAGAACTCAATATTCGTGTACGCTTCACAAGGGATATTACACAAGCC GCTTGA